The Enterococcus sp. 7F3_DIV0205 genome has a window encoding:
- a CDS encoding DUF3114 domain-containing protein → MTEVDFSSTILERIEKLQQQGWDKAALTVYINNIKEISDQSPFFVGSKIYTEMFNNSQLSDKEKVLLVIDHLGGYLDERGDLRLATTEYRFCPQMPPGDLFFYSYAKAVQRAYPTGLIIAQADKKLTKVALKKKYADETRIHQFRNQLDRCNINYVENYKKKYGLENDEAAIKMILGNDWFYADPQYHNRAHLDTDISTEDLKKGTRTLKNKGLVKKIRKRGFYRKILSADYHSEFILDEHGQLLSQWSERVKTGGLLDSAIVNGESFNYGEQPKFDPEHTHDTLDGNPPRYFDTNKRNHLKQKWLSPTDNLFYQLVRRLGEKGIRYKRKRSNSKLNKQ, encoded by the coding sequence ATGACAGAGGTAGATTTTTCTTCGACGATCCTCGAAAGAATAGAAAAACTTCAGCAACAAGGGTGGGATAAGGCTGCTCTAACTGTCTACATAAATAATATAAAAGAAATTAGTGATCAATCGCCATTTTTTGTTGGTTCTAAGATCTATACAGAAATGTTTAACAATAGTCAACTCTCAGATAAAGAAAAAGTGTTACTGGTTATTGACCATTTAGGTGGTTATCTGGATGAGAGGGGAGATTTACGGCTAGCAACAACTGAATATCGATTTTGCCCCCAAATGCCGCCGGGTGATCTATTTTTTTATAGCTATGCAAAAGCCGTGCAGCGAGCATATCCGACTGGTTTGATAATAGCGCAAGCAGACAAAAAATTAACAAAAGTAGCCCTCAAGAAAAAATACGCAGATGAAACCAGAATCCACCAATTTAGAAATCAATTGGATAGATGTAATATAAACTATGTGGAAAACTATAAAAAAAAATATGGACTAGAAAATGATGAAGCCGCAATAAAAATGATTCTTGGCAATGATTGGTTTTATGCAGATCCTCAATATCATAATCGTGCTCATTTAGACACAGATATATCAACAGAGGATTTAAAAAAAGGAACTAGGACTCTTAAAAATAAAGGGTTAGTAAAGAAAATCAGAAAACGTGGTTTTTATCGAAAGATTTTGTCTGCGGATTATCATAGTGAATTTATTTTAGATGAACACGGTCAGCTTTTAAGTCAATGGAGCGAACGAGTGAAAACAGGCGGTCTTTTAGACAGTGCAATCGTGAATGGTGAATCATTTAACTATGGGGAGCAACCAAAATTTGATCCCGAACATACGCACGATACATTGGATGGCAATCCACCTCGATATTTTGATACAAATAAACGAAATCATCTTAAGCAGAAGTGGCTATCTCCTACAGATAATTTATTTTATCAACTCGTTAGACGCCTAGGAGAAAAAGGGATAAGGTATAAAAGAAAAAGAAGCAACTCAAAGTTGAATAAACAATGA
- the nifJ gene encoding pyruvate:ferredoxin (flavodoxin) oxidoreductase — translation MRKMKTMDGNTAAAYISYAFTELAAIYPITPSSTMAELVDQWSAEGKQNIFGQPVKIVEMQSEAGAAGVVHGSLKTGALTTTYTASQGLLLMIPNMYKIAGELLPSVFHVASRALTTNALNIFGDHGDVMAARQTGFAMLCESSVQEVMDLSAVAHLSSIESSVPFINFFDGFRTSHEIQKIEVLEYDELAPLLDQEKLANFRSRSMNPNHPSVSGTNQNPDIHFQQRETINSYYEQIPLVVKKYMDEINELRGTDYDLVTYYGAADAEEVIVSMGSAAQTIEQTIDYLTKQGRKVGFLNIHLYRPFPVENFLEKMPKTVKAIGVMDRTKEPGAGGEPLLLDVQSAMYESDLRPMIIGGRYGLGSKDVLPNQIIAIYDELLKDKKTVKSRFTIGIVDDVTYTSLDCGEALDLTNPKTYQAKFWGFGSDGTVGANKSAIKIIGDHTDKYAQGFFYYDSKKSGGLTVSHLRFGETPIRSTYLIEHADFVACHTAAYLNTYDLVKGLKKGGTFLLNTVWNDEQLERFLPNKLKRYLAENDIDFYTINAVKLASEVGLGGRINTAMETAFFKLADIMPFGEVLPILKEEAFKSYARKSMSVVEKNVQAIERTVELLHKVEVPAAWKTVEIKPKARKANITDYVHEIVEPINRQEGNELAVSAFIKNDMTDGRMPLGTTAVEKRGIAVEVPEWNSDRCTMCNECAFVCPHAAIRPFLADDEEMEEAPEGYIVREMRGADGLKYRIQVSIEDCTGCGLCVDACPAKGKALVMKPYEEQKEQAMNWAFSMTLKQKENPAKPNTVLGTQFNKPLLEFSGACSGCGETPYVKLLTQMFGDRMMIANATGCSSIWGGAAPVSPYTTNEQGQGPAWSNSLLEDNAEFGYGMLLASQTRREHLAMKMSDAMHVASPELTLLMEDWIDHMHTGEGTQQRAAKLKAALLDEKNGKPLLEAIYEDHDLFVKNSQWMIGGDGWAYDIGYGGIDHVLASGADVNMLVLDNEVYSNTGGQTSKATPASAIAKFSASGKYVSKKDLGMMAMTYGNVYVAQIASGANQMQTIKAFEEAERFPGPSIIIAYTPCITHGLAGGMSKTLEEAKEAVNSGYWSLYRYNPESRESGKNPMTLDYKKPNFEEMQAFMRKQVRFSSLESTQPEFAGKLFEKTVEDAKNRFYNYARMAGQEEKIRAKLEKTTDEVVVEKAPRVKKERVTDPEADARRAARRAERAAKRGKTE, via the coding sequence ATGCGAAAAATGAAGACGATGGATGGAAATACAGCAGCCGCATACATTTCATATGCATTTACCGAATTAGCGGCTATTTATCCAATTACACCAAGTTCGACGATGGCTGAACTTGTCGATCAATGGTCAGCCGAAGGCAAACAAAATATCTTTGGACAACCTGTTAAAATCGTTGAAATGCAATCAGAAGCAGGTGCCGCAGGTGTGGTGCATGGTTCACTGAAAACAGGTGCGTTAACAACTACATATACTGCATCACAAGGCTTACTATTAATGATTCCAAATATGTATAAGATCGCAGGAGAACTGCTTCCATCTGTTTTCCACGTTGCGAGTCGGGCGTTAACCACGAATGCGTTGAACATTTTTGGTGATCATGGAGATGTTATGGCTGCTCGTCAGACTGGGTTTGCCATGCTATGTGAAAGCAGTGTGCAAGAAGTGATGGATTTATCTGCGGTTGCTCACTTATCATCAATTGAATCCAGTGTTCCATTTATCAATTTTTTTGATGGATTTCGGACAAGTCATGAAATTCAAAAAATCGAAGTATTAGAATATGACGAATTAGCACCATTATTGGATCAAGAAAAATTAGCTAATTTCCGCAGCAGAAGTATGAACCCAAATCATCCTTCCGTAAGTGGAACAAACCAAAATCCTGATATCCATTTTCAACAACGGGAAACGATCAATAGTTATTATGAACAGATTCCACTTGTTGTGAAGAAATATATGGATGAAATCAATGAGTTAAGAGGAACGGACTATGATTTAGTTACGTACTATGGAGCAGCAGATGCAGAAGAAGTGATTGTTTCCATGGGATCAGCTGCTCAAACAATCGAACAAACAATCGATTATTTAACGAAACAGGGCAGAAAAGTTGGGTTTTTGAATATTCATTTGTATCGTCCATTTCCTGTTGAAAACTTCTTAGAAAAAATGCCTAAAACAGTTAAAGCAATCGGCGTAATGGATCGGACAAAAGAACCAGGAGCAGGCGGTGAGCCTTTACTTTTAGATGTACAAAGTGCGATGTATGAATCAGATCTGCGTCCAATGATCATCGGTGGACGCTATGGATTGGGATCAAAAGATGTTTTACCAAATCAAATTATTGCGATTTATGACGAATTATTAAAAGACAAAAAAACAGTAAAATCTCGTTTTACAATTGGAATTGTAGACGATGTGACCTATACTTCACTTGATTGTGGGGAAGCACTGGATCTAACTAATCCAAAAACGTATCAAGCAAAATTCTGGGGTTTTGGTTCAGATGGAACAGTTGGTGCGAATAAATCGGCAATTAAAATCATTGGAGATCATACGGATAAATATGCTCAGGGATTCTTCTATTATGATTCGAAAAAATCTGGTGGACTGACAGTTTCTCATTTACGTTTTGGTGAGACGCCGATTCGTTCAACTTATTTGATTGAGCATGCGGATTTTGTTGCGTGTCATACTGCAGCGTATTTAAATACGTATGACTTAGTGAAAGGGTTGAAAAAAGGCGGCACATTTTTACTGAATACAGTTTGGAATGATGAGCAATTAGAGCGCTTTTTACCAAATAAATTAAAACGCTATCTAGCTGAAAATGACATTGATTTTTATACAATCAATGCGGTTAAGCTAGCCAGCGAAGTTGGTTTAGGTGGACGGATCAATACTGCGATGGAGACAGCCTTCTTCAAATTAGCGGATATCATGCCGTTTGGTGAAGTGTTACCGATTTTAAAAGAAGAAGCCTTCAAAAGCTACGCGCGCAAATCGATGTCTGTAGTAGAGAAAAATGTTCAAGCAATCGAACGTACGGTTGAGCTTTTACACAAGGTCGAAGTTCCGGCTGCTTGGAAAACGGTTGAAATAAAACCGAAAGCTCGTAAGGCAAACATCACTGATTACGTGCATGAAATTGTAGAACCAATCAATCGCCAAGAAGGAAATGAGCTTGCCGTTAGTGCTTTCATCAAAAATGATATGACAGACGGGCGAATGCCGCTTGGCACAACTGCTGTGGAAAAACGTGGCATTGCTGTTGAAGTCCCAGAATGGAATAGCGATCGTTGTACGATGTGTAATGAATGTGCTTTTGTTTGTCCACATGCGGCAATTCGTCCGTTTTTAGCAGATGATGAGGAAATGGAAGAAGCACCTGAAGGATACATTGTCAGAGAAATGCGTGGAGCGGATGGATTAAAATACCGCATTCAAGTTTCTATAGAAGATTGCACTGGTTGCGGACTTTGTGTGGATGCTTGTCCTGCTAAGGGGAAAGCTCTGGTTATGAAACCATACGAAGAACAAAAAGAACAAGCAATGAACTGGGCATTCTCTATGACGTTGAAACAAAAAGAAAATCCTGCCAAACCTAACACAGTTTTAGGCACGCAATTTAATAAGCCGCTATTAGAGTTTTCAGGAGCTTGTTCTGGTTGTGGAGAGACTCCTTATGTGAAATTATTGACCCAAATGTTCGGTGATCGGATGATGATTGCAAATGCTACTGGTTGTTCTTCCATTTGGGGCGGAGCGGCTCCAGTGTCTCCTTATACCACAAATGAGCAAGGTCAAGGACCCGCTTGGTCGAATTCATTGTTGGAAGATAATGCGGAATTTGGTTATGGCATGCTGTTAGCTAGTCAAACTCGTCGTGAACATTTAGCGATGAAAATGAGTGACGCAATGCATGTAGCTTCTCCTGAATTAACACTATTGATGGAAGACTGGATCGACCATATGCATACTGGTGAAGGGACACAACAACGAGCGGCAAAACTAAAAGCAGCCTTGCTTGATGAAAAAAATGGTAAACCTTTACTAGAGGCAATTTATGAAGACCATGATTTGTTTGTGAAAAATAGTCAATGGATGATTGGTGGAGATGGTTGGGCTTACGATATCGGTTATGGAGGTATCGATCATGTTCTTGCTAGCGGTGCAGATGTCAATATGCTGGTTTTAGATAATGAAGTATATTCTAATACAGGCGGACAAACATCAAAAGCAACACCTGCGTCTGCCATCGCAAAATTTTCTGCAAGCGGAAAATATGTCTCTAAAAAAGATTTAGGCATGATGGCAATGACCTATGGCAATGTTTATGTTGCTCAAATTGCGTCAGGTGCTAATCAAATGCAGACGATCAAAGCCTTTGAAGAAGCAGAGCGTTTCCCTGGACCATCGATTATTATTGCTTATACCCCATGTATTACCCATGGATTAGCGGGTGGTATGAGTAAAACTTTAGAAGAAGCAAAAGAAGCTGTTAATTCTGGTTATTGGTCATTATATCGCTACAATCCAGAGTCAAGAGAGTCAGGAAAAAATCCAATGACTTTAGATTATAAAAAACCGAATTTTGAAGAAATGCAAGCATTTATGCGTAAACAAGTTCGTTTTTCTTCATTAGAATCTACACAACCTGAATTTGCAGGTAAGCTTTTTGAAAAAACTGTTGAAGATGCGAAAAATCGCTTTTACAATTATGCCCGCATGGCTGGTCAAGAAGAAAAAATTCGTGCAAAACTAGAAAAAACAACAGATGAAGTAGTTGTTGAAAAAGCCCCACGCGTGAAAAAAGAGCGAGTGACGGATCCAGAAGCTGATGCAAGAAGAGCAGCGAGACGAGCTGAACGTGCAGCAAAACGCGGAAAAACAGAATAA
- the cdaA gene encoding diadenylate cyclase CdaA: MSFQLSQLFDLNYWRQLISSDFLSRDYIINIIDILVVWYLVYKLIMLVKGTKAVQLLKGVAVFIGIRALSEIIGLHTLSWLMNQVIMYGVIAAVVIFQPEVRRGLEHLGRSSFFRTTKSEQQEDEKMILAFDKAIQYMSKRKIGALITVERNTGLDEYIETGIPLDADITGELLINIFIPNTPLHDGAVIVKQGKIAVASAYLPLSESNLIPKEFGTRHRAAVGISEVSDAVTIIVSEETGDVSLTLNNDLIPRLTQEEYLKILRAELVPDEESKDKKNLLQHFLEGVSKGAKKR; the protein is encoded by the coding sequence ATGTCTTTTCAACTTAGTCAATTATTTGATTTAAATTATTGGCGACAATTGATCTCATCTGATTTCTTGTCCCGTGATTATATTATTAATATTATCGATATTCTGGTAGTATGGTATCTTGTCTACAAGTTGATTATGCTTGTCAAAGGTACAAAAGCTGTCCAGCTATTAAAAGGAGTCGCAGTTTTTATTGGAATTCGTGCTTTAAGTGAAATTATTGGTCTACATACATTATCCTGGCTGATGAATCAAGTCATCATGTATGGTGTGATTGCAGCGGTCGTGATTTTTCAACCGGAAGTCCGGCGAGGGTTAGAGCATCTCGGTAGAAGTTCATTTTTCCGCACGACTAAATCTGAGCAGCAAGAAGATGAAAAAATGATTCTTGCCTTTGATAAAGCCATTCAATATATGTCCAAACGAAAGATTGGTGCTCTGATCACAGTGGAAAGAAATACTGGGTTGGACGAATATATTGAAACGGGTATTCCGCTAGATGCTGATATTACTGGGGAATTGCTGATCAATATTTTTATTCCGAATACACCGCTGCATGATGGCGCAGTGATCGTGAAGCAAGGGAAAATCGCCGTAGCAAGTGCTTATTTGCCTTTGTCAGAAAGTAACTTGATTCCAAAAGAATTCGGTACCCGCCATAGAGCAGCTGTCGGTATCAGTGAAGTCAGTGATGCTGTGACGATTATTGTGTCGGAAGAAACAGGTGATGTTAGTTTAACATTAAACAACGATTTAATTCCTAGATTAACACAGGAAGAGTATTTAAAAATTCTCAGAGCAGAATTAGTGCCAGACGAAGAAAGTAAAGACAAAAAGAATCTTTTGCAACACTTCCTCGAAGGTGTTTCGAAAGGGGCGAAGAAGCGATGA
- a CDS encoding ECF-type riboflavin transporter substrate-binding protein produces MKKEFSVKTIVAIGIGSAVFVILGRFVVIPTGFPNTNLETAYPFLALISVIFGPVAGGLIGLIGHTLKDFTTYGSAWWSWIVCSGIIGMIYGFAGRKIDLQHGEFNKKDIIHFNIYQVIGNAVVWGLIAPTLDVLIYSEPASKVYTQGVIAVILNIIAVGIIGTLLMAAYAATRTKKGSLTKD; encoded by the coding sequence ATGAAAAAAGAATTTTCAGTAAAAACAATCGTAGCAATTGGGATCGGTTCAGCGGTATTTGTTATTTTGGGTCGTTTTGTTGTGATTCCAACAGGATTTCCTAATACAAATTTAGAAACAGCTTATCCTTTTCTGGCTTTGATTTCTGTTATTTTTGGACCGGTAGCTGGTGGCTTGATTGGTTTGATTGGGCATACATTAAAAGATTTTACCACTTATGGCAGTGCATGGTGGAGTTGGATTGTTTGTTCTGGTATCATAGGAATGATATACGGTTTTGCAGGTAGAAAAATTGATCTTCAACATGGCGAATTCAATAAAAAAGACATTATTCATTTTAATATTTATCAAGTGATTGGAAATGCTGTAGTTTGGGGCTTGATTGCACCAACTTTAGATGTATTGATTTATAGTGAACCAGCTAGCAAAGTATACACGCAAGGTGTGATTGCTGTTATATTAAATATTATTGCAGTGGGAATCATTGGTACCTTATTGATGGCAGCCTATGCCGCAACGAGAACTAAAAAAGGTAGTTTAACAAAAGATTGA
- a CDS encoding SAM hydrolase/SAM-dependent halogenase family protein codes for MGNYLVLQTDFGLGDGAVSAMYGVAHMVSDEIIIGDLTHEIPPYDIWAASYRLYQTVKYWPKGTVFVSVVDPGVGSTRRSIVAKTSSGHYIITPDNGSLTHISHYQGIEEIRSIDEVTSRLPHSEESHTFHGRDIYAYNGARLASGEISFEDLGSTVAIDSIERLTLIEAKHDKHILEGSIDVLDIRFGSLWTNIPLAFMKQENIVHDDQLQVTIYHQGKKVYQNIMKFAKSFADVNIGEPLVYVNSLVNIGVAVNQDSFSKLYHIGTGTDWTIQLRKAPKIIFE; via the coding sequence ATGGGGAATTACTTAGTTTTACAAACCGATTTTGGACTCGGTGATGGAGCAGTAAGTGCAATGTATGGTGTAGCGCATATGGTGAGTGATGAAATCATCATTGGTGATTTGACACATGAAATTCCTCCCTATGATATCTGGGCTGCTTCTTATCGGTTGTATCAAACGGTAAAGTATTGGCCAAAGGGCACAGTTTTCGTGTCTGTTGTCGATCCAGGAGTAGGTAGTACAAGGAGAAGCATCGTAGCAAAAACCAGTTCTGGTCATTATATTATTACGCCAGATAATGGATCTCTAACACATATTTCCCATTATCAGGGAATTGAAGAAATTCGATCGATCGATGAAGTTACGAGTCGTTTGCCGCATTCAGAAGAGAGCCACACATTTCATGGTCGAGATATTTATGCCTACAATGGTGCGCGATTGGCAAGTGGTGAAATTTCTTTTGAAGATCTAGGTAGTACAGTTGCAATTGATTCTATCGAAAGATTGACTTTGATTGAAGCAAAACATGATAAACATATTTTAGAAGGTAGTATCGATGTTTTAGATATTCGATTTGGTTCTTTGTGGACAAATATTCCATTGGCTTTTATGAAACAAGAAAATATTGTTCATGACGATCAATTGCAAGTAACGATCTATCATCAAGGAAAAAAAGTTTACCAGAATATCATGAAGTTCGCTAAATCTTTTGCAGATGTGAATATTGGAGAACCTTTAGTTTATGTTAATTCTTTGGTGAATATTGGTGTAGCAGTCAATCAAGATTCATTTTCTAAATTGTATCATATTGGAACTGGAACGGACTGGACGATCCAATTAAGGAAAGCGCCAAAGATAATTTTTGAATAG
- the glmM gene encoding phosphoglucosamine mutase, whose product MGKYFGTDGVRGIANKELTPELAFKLGRFGGYVLSQHEDSTRRPRVLVGRDTRISGQLLEQALISGLLSVGIEVFQLGVISTPGVAYLTRLQKASAGVMISASHNPAEDNGIKFFGSDGFKLVDDQELEIEALLDAEEDNLPRPSAEGLGTLDEFPEGLLKYSQFLVQTIPGDLSGLTVCIDAANGATATSVNRLFADLETDFYTMGTSPNGLNINDGVGSTHPEKLAEMVVEKGADAGLAFDGDGDRIIAVDELGNIVDGDKIMFICAKYLAEKNRLKKDTIVTTVMSNLGFRKAVEAAGMKDVITQVGDRYVVEEMRKNDYNFGGEQSGHMIFLDYNTTGDGMLSGIQLLNVMKQTGKKLSELASELTVYPQKLVNIRVTDKHGAMDVPAIKEIVELMETEMNGDGRILVRPSGTEPLLRVMAEAPTQEKVDYYVDKIADVVKAEIGIG is encoded by the coding sequence ATGGGTAAATATTTTGGAACAGATGGTGTTAGAGGGATTGCCAATAAGGAATTAACACCAGAATTAGCATTTAAATTAGGACGTTTTGGCGGATATGTATTAAGCCAACATGAAGATTCCACACGTCGTCCAAGAGTATTAGTCGGTCGTGATACACGTATCTCAGGTCAGTTATTAGAACAAGCCTTGATTTCAGGATTGTTATCTGTTGGAATCGAAGTTTTTCAATTAGGTGTTATATCAACACCAGGAGTTGCTTATCTAACAAGATTGCAAAAAGCTTCAGCTGGTGTCATGATCTCAGCATCACATAATCCAGCAGAAGATAATGGTATTAAGTTTTTTGGTTCAGATGGGTTTAAATTAGTAGATGATCAAGAACTTGAAATCGAAGCATTACTGGATGCAGAAGAAGACAATTTACCTCGTCCTTCAGCAGAAGGGTTAGGAACACTTGACGAATTTCCAGAAGGGTTATTGAAGTATTCGCAATTCTTAGTCCAAACAATTCCAGGTGATTTGTCTGGTTTGACTGTTTGTATAGATGCTGCAAATGGTGCAACTGCAACCTCAGTCAACCGCTTGTTCGCAGACTTAGAAACTGATTTTTATACAATGGGTACAAGTCCTAATGGCTTGAATATCAATGATGGTGTTGGATCTACACATCCTGAAAAATTAGCCGAAATGGTTGTTGAAAAAGGGGCAGATGCGGGTCTCGCTTTCGATGGTGATGGTGATCGAATTATTGCCGTTGATGAGTTGGGGAACATTGTAGATGGGGATAAGATCATGTTTATCTGTGCGAAGTATCTTGCTGAAAAGAATCGCTTGAAAAAAGATACGATCGTTACAACCGTCATGAGTAATTTAGGTTTCCGTAAAGCTGTTGAAGCAGCTGGAATGAAAGATGTAATCACTCAAGTCGGTGATCGTTATGTCGTTGAAGAAATGCGTAAAAATGACTATAATTTTGGCGGTGAACAATCAGGTCATATGATTTTCTTGGATTATAATACAACAGGTGATGGAATGCTTTCGGGTATTCAATTATTAAATGTAATGAAACAAACAGGAAAAAAATTGTCAGAACTTGCTTCTGAATTGACGGTTTATCCACAAAAATTAGTGAATATTCGAGTGACAGACAAACATGGTGCGATGGATGTTCCTGCAATCAAAGAAATAGTTGAATTGATGGAGACAGAAATGAATGGTGATGGTCGTATTTTGGTTCGACCTTCTGGAACGGAACCATTGTTGCGTGTGATGGCGGAAGCACCAACACAAGAAAAAGTAGATTATTATGTTGATAAAATTGCTGATGTTGTGAAAGCAGAAATCGGCATAGGCTAA
- a CDS encoding antibiotic biosynthesis monooxygenase family protein: MIVQTVTFVIKKEGKEIFEAKTSKDVASMLGFSGCLSSECWFSEDKDTCEFMLVSKWQSKKDFQNWLKRPEHLQEHRDAHKNKETKPSIVIEKIRKSYEVSA; this comes from the coding sequence ATGATTGTTCAGACTGTTACTTTTGTTATAAAAAAAGAAGGCAAAGAAATATTTGAAGCAAAAACAAGTAAAGATGTTGCTTCAATGTTAGGATTTTCTGGGTGCCTATCAAGTGAATGTTGGTTTTCAGAGGATAAAGATACCTGTGAGTTTATGCTGGTTTCTAAATGGCAGAGTAAAAAAGACTTTCAAAACTGGCTGAAACGACCAGAACATTTACAAGAGCATCGTGATGCCCACAAGAATAAAGAGACTAAACCGTCCATCGTTATAGAGAAAATTAGAAAAAGTTATGAAGTTTCTGCTTAA
- a CDS encoding CdaR family protein → MKKPSQSNWVSGLLALLFTLVLFFNVNSSGNISNMSGTTQVYDEMLYNIPVQVEYDQSKYFVSGYEETVNVHLSSANRIQLNLEANEDTRNFQVVADLTKTPLGTSEIQLRVKGLSTAVTAEIEPKTITVTVEKKVTKVFNVEAQLPESIEAEGYKVEKIAVNPKTVKITTGEETAKAITRVIAPLSNVKQSVDTIKQTVNVQAIDSKGQVLSIENPAPQVKVVVDLTLPSKEVGLTISPTGSPPSGVEHYTFNLSEQKVEIRGTKSVLDAIDTIELPIDVSNIKSSTKKKIKIPTNAEYIVLPEEVEVTINPIFAETNNSFSETGGQSTTTSYSSQVSPNPLPSSEKTTSSSSSSSSSSSSSVESTDEEGTSNGSSSVPAN, encoded by the coding sequence ATGAAAAAGCCCTCACAAAGTAATTGGGTATCTGGATTATTAGCATTACTTTTTACTTTGGTACTATTTTTCAATGTCAATTCATCTGGAAATATCTCCAATATGTCAGGTACAACCCAAGTGTATGACGAAATGCTTTATAATATTCCAGTTCAAGTAGAATATGATCAAAGCAAGTATTTTGTATCTGGTTATGAAGAAACCGTTAATGTCCATTTAAGCAGCGCCAATCGTATCCAATTGAATTTAGAAGCGAATGAAGATACTAGAAATTTTCAAGTTGTTGCTGATTTAACGAAGACGCCGCTTGGAACTTCAGAAATCCAATTAAGAGTTAAAGGTTTGAGTACTGCTGTGACAGCTGAAATAGAACCGAAAACGATCACAGTGACTGTCGAGAAAAAAGTAACCAAAGTATTTAACGTAGAAGCTCAATTGCCAGAGTCCATTGAGGCTGAAGGCTATAAAGTGGAGAAAATTGCAGTAAACCCTAAAACAGTAAAAATCACAACAGGTGAAGAGACTGCTAAAGCGATCACTCGCGTTATTGCACCACTATCAAATGTTAAGCAATCCGTTGACACGATCAAACAAACGGTCAATGTTCAGGCTATTGATAGTAAAGGGCAAGTGTTAAGTATTGAAAATCCGGCACCACAAGTAAAAGTTGTCGTTGATTTAACGTTGCCTTCAAAAGAAGTTGGGTTGACAATCAGTCCAACAGGGTCACCACCTTCGGGCGTTGAGCATTATACCTTTAATCTCTCTGAGCAAAAAGTTGAAATTAGAGGAACAAAATCAGTATTAGATGCTATCGACACGATAGAATTACCTATTGATGTTAGTAATATAAAATCATCAACTAAAAAGAAAATAAAGATTCCGACAAACGCAGAGTACATTGTTTTACCAGAGGAAGTAGAAGTGACGATCAATCCAATCTTTGCAGAAACGAATAATAGTTTTTCTGAAACTGGCGGACAAAGTACAACAACATCTTATTCAAGTCAAGTTTCGCCAAACCCGTTGCCGTCCAGTGAAAAAACAACTAGTTCCTCTAGTAGCTCCAGCTCGTCAAGTTCATCAAGTGTTGAGAGTACTGATGAAGAGGGGACAAGTAATGGGAGTAGTTCAGTTCCTGCAAATTAA